The uncultured Methanomethylovorans sp. genome contains a region encoding:
- a CDS encoding 4Fe-4S binding protein, whose amino-acid sequence MLKITPYLGILVLIVSIAGLWYPVLGYFMLLIFAALLMISPFRGRWFCGNLCPRGSFNDFWVGKISKNRKIPPVLRSLWIRIPIFLLMMGFMGYRLLQTHGLFNQIGMVFVIMCLTTTTVAILVGVSINPRTWCTFCPMGTVQHILGKDKYKILLDDEKCINCKKCDKVCPMQLDVRKSLSKRDCIKCGRCIEVCPKDALAFEN is encoded by the coding sequence ATGCTTAAAATTACTCCATATCTTGGAATACTTGTACTTATAGTATCTATTGCAGGTTTGTGGTATCCAGTACTGGGATACTTCATGCTCCTCATATTTGCCGCTTTGCTGATGATCAGTCCTTTCAGAGGGAGATGGTTCTGTGGAAATCTATGTCCCCGAGGTAGTTTTAATGATTTCTGGGTGGGGAAAATTAGTAAAAATAGGAAAATTCCTCCAGTGCTTAGAAGTCTCTGGATTAGGATACCTATATTCCTTCTAATGATGGGATTTATGGGATACAGACTGCTGCAGACACATGGGCTGTTCAATCAGATTGGTATGGTCTTTGTGATTATGTGTCTTACAACCACTACAGTAGCTATATTGGTTGGTGTTTCCATCAACCCCAGAACATGGTGTACTTTCTGCCCAATGGGTACAGTGCAACACATTTTGGGAAAAGATAAATATAAGATTCTTCTTGATGACGAGAAATGTATCAACTGCAAGAAGTGCGATAAAGTGTGTCCGATGCAGTTGGATGTCCGCAAGAGTCTCTCAAAAAGAGATTGCATAAAATGTGGCAGATGTATTGAAGTGTGTCCAAAGGATGCACTTGCCTTTGAAAATTGA